DNA from Desulfuromonas thiophila:
AGGTAGCCCGGTTCATACAGGAGACTCCTTGAGCGTAAAAGGTGAAAGCCGTGATTTCAGCAACGGGGCGGCCGCGGATCGGCCAGGGCCGCCGGCAGGGTGAAGAAGAAGCAGCAGCCTTGTCCCGCACCGGCCGATTCCACCCAGATACGGCCGTCGTATTGCTCGACAATGCGCTTGGCCAGCGCCAGTCCCAGGCCACTGCCGGGAGTGTTGCGGTCGAGCTGTTCGAACAGGCCGAAGATTTTTTCGGCATAGCCGGGTTCGATACCCTGGCCGTTGTCGCCCACATAGAAGCGGGCTGTGGCGGTCGGCTCGCTGATGACGCCCAGACGGATCTGCAAGGGCTGGTCGGCGCGCCGGTACTTGATGGCGTTTTCGATCAGGTTCTGCCACAGCTCCAGCAGCCTGGGCCGCTGGGCCAGCAGGCGCAGCCGACAGGGCCGGATCTCCAGCGCGACCTGATGCTGCTGCAACAGACCGCCAAGCAGCACCTGCACCTCCTCGATCAGTTCATCGTAGAAGAAGCTTTGTGGCGGCTCCCCCGGCTGCCCCAGGCGCGAGAAGCGCAGCAGACCATCGAGCAGCTGCTCCATCTGACGGGTGGCGGTGCGCAGATGGTGCAGGTCGCTGGCAATGCGTTCGCGGTTGTCGCTGGCGAGATCCTGTTCGAGAAAGCTCAGGAACGCCATCGAGGTCACCAGTGGTGATTTGAGGTCGTGGGAGATGGTGTGGTTGAAGCGTTCCAGCTCGACGTTGCGCTGTTGCAGTTCACGGGCCTGACGTTGCAGCGCCTGCAGGGCGGAGCGGGCGGTCAGCTGATCGGTCAGGATCTTGCCGACCAGAATGGTGGCCAGCGGATAGAACAGCAACACCGGCGGGCCGATGGTTTTTTCAACGGTCCAGACCAGTTCGGCCGGCAGGGCCAGCATCAGGGCCATCATGGCCAGATGGACCAGCAGGCCGAAACCGTGCAGTTGCCCGGTAGACGGCAAGGCCCCTGAACGGCGCAGACGCCGGTGGCCAAGCCAGCCCAGCGTCATGGAGGACAGAATGACCAGACAACCGACCAGGGTGCCGACGCCGCCCAGCTGAATACGGAGGCCGAGGGGCAACAGGCTGGCAATGCTGCCGGCCACGGGACCGAAGAAGAGGGCGCACAGGCTGATCATGACCGAACGGCCATCGAAGATCAGCCCCGGCCCGGCCACCAGCGGCCGCAGCATGCCCAGCACGGCCGCGCCGCCGAACAGCAGGCCCTGCAGCAGCTGACCGCTGCGACGGTTGCGGTCCCAGCGTTTGTCGATGAAACCGGACAGCACGCTCAGAGCCACCAGCAACGCCAGGTTGAACAGCAGATCAAGGGAAAACACGCCGGCAATCTCCGAAGCCATAGAGGAAGAAGGAGAAACAGCGGCAGCGGGGCAGGGCGGGTGCGCTCCTGCCGGCTTGCCCCGCTTGCAGTCTAGCAGAGATCGGCCGGCTGTCTCGTGGCCGGCCGATGAGAATTGTGTCAGGCGTGGGGGGTGCCGTGCCGCTGGCTGCGCCAGCGTTCGGCGGTGTTGGCGGCCTCGAACAGAAAATGGCAGCTGCCTTCATAGAGCAGATCGCTTTTGAGCTGTGAGCCCAGCTCCTCCCAGTTGGGATAGCCCCGCAACAGCAGGCCCTTGCCC
Protein-coding regions in this window:
- a CDS encoding sensor histidine kinase, encoding MFSLDLLFNLALLVALSVLSGFIDKRWDRNRRSGQLLQGLLFGGAAVLGMLRPLVAGPGLIFDGRSVMISLCALFFGPVAGSIASLLPLGLRIQLGGVGTLVGCLVILSSMTLGWLGHRRLRRSGALPSTGQLHGFGLLVHLAMMALMLALPAELVWTVEKTIGPPVLLFYPLATILVGKILTDQLTARSALQALQRQARELQQRNVELERFNHTISHDLKSPLVTSMAFLSFLEQDLASDNRERIASDLHHLRTATRQMEQLLDGLLRFSRLGQPGEPPQSFFYDELIEEVQVLLGGLLQQHQVALEIRPCRLRLLAQRPRLLELWQNLIENAIKYRRADQPLQIRLGVISEPTATARFYVGDNGQGIEPGYAEKIFGLFEQLDRNTPGSGLGLALAKRIVEQYDGRIWVESAGAGQGCCFFFTLPAALADPRPPRC